Genomic window (Granulicella arctica):
ATCCATGCCGGTAACGTGACTACTACTTCTCGCTGCTAGGCGGAACGAGTCCCTTCAGGCGCATGTAGAGCGCCAAGGTCGCGTACTGTTCGTTGTCATGCGAGACATTTCCCCACATCAGGCCGATGCGCGAGCGCTGCGCCTTGCCAACGGTGAACATCTCGGTCAGATTTGTATCCGTCAGAGCGGCGTACGCTTTATCGCACTCGGCATAAGAAGCCTTTAGGCCCTCAACGATCTCAGCCTTATTCGCTGTATCCGCGGGAACCTTTGCCATATCCTTCGTTCCGTTCGCCGCGCCGCAGCTATGGATTTGAGCCTCGGTGATATGGTTAACGACTCTCGCAAAGGTCCGAACCTCAGGCGTTGGCTTCACGGAGTAGTCCTCGGCAGGCATCGTATCCGCGGCTTTGAGAATGTTGACCTTGAGTGCGGCGTAGCCTCGCTGCGCCTCAGCCGCAGGCCCTGTTGCTGTTGGAGCAGCAGCGCTGTGTCCCATGTTTGTGTGATCCATCTGGCCGATCGCCAAGCCAGACATCACAAATGCTGTTGCCGTACATAGTCCAAATGTCCGTAAACTCATCGTTCTCACCTCGCACCTCTTGCAACAGCCTACCTTCCACTTACCTTCGCTACAAGTAACAAGTGGCGAGTTGTCAAAA
Coding sequences:
- a CDS encoding DinB family protein; the encoded protein is MSLRTFGLCTATAFVMSGLAIGQMDHTNMGHSAAAPTATGPAAEAQRGYAALKVNILKAADTMPAEDYSVKPTPEVRTFARVVNHITEAQIHSCGAANGTKDMAKVPADTANKAEIVEGLKASYAECDKAYAALTDTNLTEMFTVGKAQRSRIGLMWGNVSHDNEQYATLALYMRLKGLVPPSSEK